A portion of the Gossypium arboreum isolate Shixiya-1 chromosome 8, ASM2569848v2, whole genome shotgun sequence genome contains these proteins:
- the LOC108470058 gene encoding LOW QUALITY PROTEIN: protein SPIRRIG-like (The sequence of the model RefSeq protein was modified relative to this genomic sequence to represent the inferred CDS: inserted 2 bases in 1 codon), whose product MIQGSERKTMKWASLLKDIKEKVGLPPQSSTAASIASTVAASSSSSSSPPSNRDANAFSTHYDFAYSSSSRDKHELELDFNRFWEEFCSSNSEKEKEMALSLTVDAFCRLVKLHANVAQLVTQLVETHIFSFVVGRAFVTNVEKLKLSSKIRSLDVSKVIQFFSEVTKDGSSTGSNLLTAVEVLVSGPFDKQALLDSGIFCCLVQILNALLSLDEANQKPKITDSEESLPAEKDSVADGQACRLEVEGSIVHIMKALAGHPSAAQSLIEDDSLMLLFQTVANGSLTAFSRYKEGFVSVHVIQLHRHAMQILGLLLVNDNGGTAQYIHKHQLIRVLLIAVKDFNPDCGDPAYTVGIVDLLLECVELSYRPEAGDLSLREDIHNAHGYHFLVQFALVLSSIPQNQGIESIYLKHQADKDSDSNSAQVFEDTAEKDSIGKEDSSSENVSPTLSRLLDILVNLAQTGPPDEKKSKYSHTKAGGHDRTRTLSTDSLGDEIWEQGNTKVKDLEAVQMLQDIFLKAESRDLQAEVLNRMFKIFSSHLENYKLCQQVRTVPLLILNMAGFPSSLQERILKILEYAVTVVNFVPEQELLSLCCLLQQPITSELKLTILSFFVKLLSFDQLYKKVLREVGVLEVLLDGLKQHKFLLGQNQHDGNAYQLEEKFSSSSLKKHFDSEGLIVTSPKFVESGSGKFPIFEAEYTIAIAWDCMVSLVKDAEASQASFRSANGLTTVLPFLVSNVHRAGVLRTLSCLITEDNVQGHPEELGAIIEVLKSGTVTSFSGHQYKLQSDAKCDTMGALWRILGVNSKAQRVFGEASGFSLLLTTLHSFQGHEGRSEESSLLDHIKVFKYLLRLMTAAVCGNAINRTKLHAIISSQTFNDLLSESQLLCVDYEKQVIQLLLELALEILLPPFVTPESATSADMAENKFTSFLVNPDKERVHNAGAIRALIRSLLLFTPKVQLEVLNFIEKLARSGPFNLENLTSVGSVELLLETIHPFLSGSSLLLSCALKIVEVLGAYRLSASELRTLLRYILQTRLMKSGHTVVDTMDRLILMEDMVLENVSLAPFVEMEMSKVGHGSFQVSLGERSWPPAAGYSFVCWFQFKNFFKTQAKETEPAKSGIPKKKTGLNGQHHDQHVLWIFSVDAVDDDSTFYAELYLQEDGVLTLATSNSCSLSFSGLELEEGQWHHLAIVHSKPNALAGLFQASVAYVYLDGKLMQTGKLGYSPSPMGKPLQVNIGTPVTSARVRDLTWRLRSCYLFEEVLTPGCICFMYILGRGYRGLFQDADLLRFVPYQACGGGSMAILDSLDADLSVPPGTQKLDSASKQGDPKADGSGIVWDLDRLGNLSFQISGKKLIFAFDGTCTEAVRASGSSYMLNLVDPLSAAASPIGGIPRFGRLHGDIYICRQFVIGDTIRSVGGMSVILALVEAAETRDMLHMALSLLSCALHHNPQNIKEMQTNRGYHLLALFLRQRMSLFDMQCLDIFLQIAACEASFSEPSKLECIQTFALPTDSIHETSFEDLNLSKFRDKTSSGGNQFDMDDFSSLKDSFSHTSELENADLPAETSNCIVLSNANMVEHVLLDWTLWVTSPVPIQIALLNFLEQLVSVHWYRNHNLTVLRQINLVQHLLVTLQRGDVEVPVLEKLVAVLGVILEDGFLASELENVIRFVIMSFDPPEMKPHHQIMREPMGKHVIVRNLLLEMLVDLQVTIKSEEMLEQWHRIVSSKLLTYLLDDAVHPTSMRWIMTLLGVRLASSPTFALKFRTSGGYQGLMRVLPSFYDSPDIYYILFCLIFGKPVYPRLPEVRMLDFHALMPSDGGHVELKFIELLESIIAMAKSTFDRLSMQSIIACQTGNFFQLAAELEENADMTAELQGEALMHKTYAARLMGGDASAPAATTAVLRFMVDLAKMCPAFSAVCRRTEFLECCVDLYFSCVRSGHTVKMARERSKETEEKNLNDCDDASSQNAPSRFPVEQEQSDKTSISAGSFPQASTSKDKLVSSNSSAEDKEEMKPNTSQEESKKSLQEDVQVTQSKDGDSVNQVTGSSTNEFTCHNTDNLAIQPPDSQSSVALASPDSCICSEKLNSKSPLAPPSPIIALTSWLSSTSNHNESKNPMEPSTSTSVDQSSDLKSGSPGSTTTNTAFPVIPKLLLEMDDSGYGGGPCSAGAAAMLDFIAEVLANLLTEQIKAAQFVESILEMVPLYVEAESMMVFQGLFLSRLMNFIERRLLHDDEEEEKKLDKTKWSSNLDALCWMIVDRVYMGAFPQPAGVLKTLEFLLSMLQLANKDGRIEDAAPTGKSLLSITRGSRQLEAYVHSVLKNTNRMILYCFLPSFLISIGEEDLVSSFGLLTEPTQRSLTNSSQDDPGTDISKVLQLLVAHRQIIFCPTNLDIDLNCCLCVNLIYLIRDQRRNVQNLAIDVVKYLLVHRKSSLEDLLVSKPNKGQRLDVLHGGFDKLLTGNLSSFFDWLRTSEEMINKVLEQCAAIMWEQYVSGSAKFPGVRIKGMEGRRKREMGRRSRDTSKFEQKHWEQATERRYAVEGLRDTMSTELRVVRQDKYGWVLHAESEWQTHLQQLVHERGIFPIRKPSASKDPEWQLCPIEGPYRMRKKLECCKLRINSIQNVLDGQLELSETELSKVKNEDGPDVSDSGSKAIFNLLNEIELYDESLYKGSDDVKDVTSVKNGWNDDKASSVTEASLHSALEYCAKSGAVSVPMSESIPGRSEVEFPGLSPSVRIDEIKITEDKLDKALQNDSEYLIRPYLEQQEKIRFRYNCERVVGLDKHDGIFLIGELCLYVIENFYIDDTGCICEKECEDELSVIDQALGVKKDVTGSMDCLSKATSSWGRTPKALIGGRAWAYNGGAWGKEKVVASGNLPHPWRMWKLDSIHEILKRDYQLRPVAVELFSMDGYNDLLVFHKRERDEVYKNLVAVNLPRNSMLDTTISGSTKQEINEGGRLFKITAKSFSKRWQSGEISNFQYLMHLNTLAGRGYSDLTQYPVFPWVLANYESENLDLSDPKTFRKLEKPMGCQTPEGEEEFKTRYESWDDPEVPKFHYGSHYSSAGIVLFYLLRLPPFSAENQKLQGGQFDHADRLFSSIRDTWLSAAGKGNTSDVKELIPEFFYMPEFLENRFSLDLGEKQSGEKVGDVHLPPWAKGSAREFIRMHREALESDFVSENLHHWIDLIFGYKQRGKAAEKAANVFYHYTYEGSVDIDAVTDPSMKASILAQINHFGQTPKQLFLKPHVKRRSDRKLPPHPLKNSTLLVPHEIRKSSYSITQIVTFQEKILIGKANTKLKPRMYAKYVAWGFLXSQLEILSFDQDRLLSTHENLHLGNQTQCAGFSHDGHILVTGAEDGLVYVWKISEEHPRASNRLMLEKVLCAHRSRITCLHVNQPYMLIVSGSDDCTVIIWDLSSLRFVRQLPEFPTSVSAVYVNDLTGEIMTAAGTLFAVWSINGCCLAVISTSQVPSDYIISVTSSTFSDWLDTNWYVTGHHDGAVKVWHMVHCTDIETISNSTSVGTTGGLPLDESPEYRLLLHKVLTFHKHPVTSLFLTTDLKQLLSGDSGGHLLSWTLPP is encoded by the exons ATGATTCAAGGATCGGAAAGGAAAACGATGAAATGGGCATCATTGCTTAAGGACATCAAGGAAAAGGTCGGTTTACCTCCTCAATCTTCTACTGCTGCTTCCATTGCTTCCACAGTTGCTGCTTCTTCTTCTTCGTCTTCTTCCCCTCCTTCCAATCGTGATGCCAATGCTTTCTCAACTCATTACGACTTTGCTTATTCCTCTTCTTCCAG AGACAAACATGAATTGGAATTGGACTTTAATAGATTTTGGGAAGAGTTCTGCTCATCCAATTCTGAAAAG GAGAAAGAAATGGCCTTGAGTTTGACTGTAGATGCCTTTTGTAGATTAGTCAAGCTGCACGCTAACGTAGCTCAATTAGTCACCCA GTTAGTAGAAACACATATCTTCTCCTTCGTTGTGGGAAGAGCATTTGTAACGAATGTTGAAAAGTTAAAACTTAGCAGCAAAATAAGATCTTTGGATGTATCAAAAGTAATACAGTTTTTCTCTGAAGTCACCAAG GATGGCAGCAGCACCGGATCAAATTTGTTGACCGCTGTTGAAGTCCTTGTGTCTGGG CCTTTTGATAAACAAGCTCTCCTTGATTCTGGGATATTTTGCTGTCTCGTTCAAATTCTGAATGCACTTTTGAGTCTTGATGAGGCTAATCAGAAGCCAAAAATTACTGATTCTGAGGAATCATTGCCAGCTGAAAAGGATTCAGTTGCTGATGGACAAGCCTGCCGACTTGAG GTAGAAGGAAGCATTGTGCATATTATGAAAGCATTAGCAGGTCATCCTTCAGCAGCACAGAGTTTAATTGAGGACGATTCTCTGATGTTGCTGTTTCAGACTGTTGCCAATGGATCTTTAACTGCTTTCTCAAGGTATAAGGAAGGTTTTGTTTCAGTGCACGTCATACAACTTCATAGACATGCTATGCAG ATCCTTGGACTGCTTTTGGTCAATGATAATGGAGGCACGGCCCAATACATACACAAACATCAACTG ATAAGGGTTCTTCTAATTGCTGTCAAAGATTTTAATCCAGATTGTGGGGACCCTGCCTACACTGTTGGCATTGTGGACTTGTTACTTGAATGTGTGGAGTTGTCATATAGACCAG AGGCTGGTGATCTCAGTCTTAGGGAAGATATACATAATGCCCATGGTTATCACTTCCTTGTTCAGTTTGCTTTAGTTCTTTCCTCCATCCCACAGAATCAAGGCATTGAATCTATTTATTTGAAGCACCAGGCTGACAAAGATAGTGATTCAAATAGTGCTCAAGTTTTTGAGGACACAGCAGAAAAGGATTCCATAGGAAAGGAGGACTCTTCTTCTGAAAATGTCTCACCCACTTTGAGTAGGCTACTTGATATTCTTGTTAACCTAGCTCAAACAGGTCCTCCTGATGAAAAAAAATCCAAATACTCTCACACCAAAGCCGGTGGCCATGACAGAACCCGAACTCTATCTACAGACAGTCTTGGTGATGAAATTTGGGAACAGGGAAATACTAAAGTTAAAGACCTTGAAGCTGTCCAGATGTTGCAAGATATTTTTCTCAAGGCAGAGAGCAGGGATCTGCAGGCAGAAGTATTAAACagaatgtttaaaatattttcaagtcATCTTGAAAACTATAAGTTGTGTCAGCAAGTGAGGACTGTTCCTCTCTTGATCTTAAACATGGCTGGATTTCCTTCATCATTGCAAGAGAGAATCTTGAAAATTCTTGAATATGCTGTGACCGTAGTGAATTTTGTTCCTGAACAGGAACTGCTGTCTCTATGTTgcttattacagcaaccaattaCATCAGAGTTAAAGCTCACCATCCTTTCTTTTTTTGTAAAGCTCCTCTCCTTTGACCAACTATACAAGAAAGTCCTTAGAGAAGTAGGTGTGCTGGAAGTCTTGTTGGATGGTTTGAAGCAACATAAGTTTCTTTTAGGACAAAACCAACATGATGGTAATGCCTATCAGTTGGAGGAAAAATTCAGCTCTAGCAGCTTGAAGAAGCACTTCGACAGTGAGGGTCTTATTGTTACTTCGCCCAAGTTTGTGGAATCTGGTTCAGGGAAGTTTCCTATTTTTGAAGCTGAGTATACAATCGCAATTGCATGGGACTGTATGGTTTCCTTAGTGAAGGATGCTGAAGCTAGCCAAGCTTCATTCCGATCTGCCAATGGTCTGACCACTGTTCTCCCCTTCCTGGTGTCCAATGTTCATCGTGCTGGGGTCCTTCGGACATTGTCATGTTTGATCACTGAAGATAATGTGCAG GGTCATCCTGAAGAATTAGGAGCCATTATTGAAGTTCTAAAGAGTGGAACAGTTACAAGTTTTTCAGGACATCAATACAAGCTTCAAAGTGATGCGAAATGTGATACAATGGGAGCATTGTGGCGCATTCTAGGAGTAAATAGTAAAGCTCAGAGAGTCTTTGGTGAAGCCAGTGGGTTTTCTCTTCTGCTGACCACCCTCCACAGTTTTCAGGGTCATGAAGGACGCTCAGAAGAATCTTCTTTGTTAGATCACATCAAAGTGTTCAAATATTTATTGCGCCTTATGACAGCTGCAGTGTGTGGTAATGCCATTAACAGAACAAAGTTACATGCTATCATATCATCACAAACCTTTAATGATCTTCTCTCCGAGTCTCAGTTGCTGTGTGTGGATTATGAGAAGCAAGTGATTCAGCTTTTATTGGAACTTGCTCTTGAAATTCTCCTTCCACCTTTTGTAACACCGGAGAGTGCCACATCAGCAGATATGGCTGAAAATAAGTTCACTAGTTTTTTGGTTAATCCTGATAAGGAACGAGTACACAATGCTGGTGCCATTAGAGCTCTGATCCGTTCATTGTTGCTTTTTACTCCTAAGGTGCAGTTAGAAGTGCTGAATTTTATTGAGAAGCTTGCTCGTTCTGGCCCCTTCAATCTGGAAAATCTCACCTCTGTAG GTTCTGTGGAACTTTTACTGGAGACAATTCACCCCTTCCTTTCGGGCTCCTCACTCTTACTGTCTTGTGCTTTGAAGATAGTTGAGGTTCTAGGGGCATATAG ATTGTCTGCATCAGAACTCCGAACACTTTTAAGATATATTCTACAAACGAGGTTGATGAAATCCGGTCATACAGTTGTTGATACGATGGATAGGTTAATTCTCATGGAAGATATGGTTTTGGAAAATGTTTCTTTGGCTCCATTTGTTGAAATGGAGATGAGCAAGGTTGGGCATGGTTCGTTTCAGGTGTCTCTGGGAGAAAGATCTTGGCCGCCTGCTGCTGGTTATTCGTTTGTCTGTTGGTTTCAGTTTAAAAACTTCTTTAAAACACAAGCAAAAGAAACTGAGCCTGCCAAATCGGGTATTCCCAAGAAGAAAACTGGCTTAAATGGGCAGCATCATGATCAGCATGTTCTCTGGATATTTTCTGTTGATGCAGTTGATGATGACAGCACTTTCTATGCTGAACTTTATCTTCAAGAGGATGGTGTTCTTACCCTTGCGACTAGCAACTCTTGCTCCTTATCATTTTCCGGATTAGAACTGGAGGAAGGCCAGTGGCATCATCTTGCTATTGTTCATAGCAAACCAAATGCTCTTGCTGGATTATTCCAAGCTAGTGTTGCTTATGTTTATCTTGATGGGAAGTTAATGCAAACGGGAAAATTGGGATATTCACCCTCTCCCATGGGAAAACCTTTGCAGGTAAATATTGGGACTCCAGTTACGTCTGCAAGGGTTAGAGACTTGACATGGAGACTCCGTTCTTGCTATCTTTTTGAGGAAGTGCTCACGCCAGGTTGTATATGTTTCATGTACATCCTTGGTAGGGGGTATAGAGGGCTTTTCCAAGACGCAGATCTTCTTCGTTTTGTCCCCTACCAGGCTTGTGGGGGTGGTAGCATGGCTATCTTAGACTCCTTAGACGCTGACTTGTCTGTACCTCCTGGAACACAGAAGCTTGACAGTGCAAGTAAGCAGGGAGACCCTAAGGCAGATGGAAGTGGAATTGTTTGGGATTTGGATAGATTAGGAAACCTTTCATTCCAGATCTCAGGTAAAAAGCTCATATTTGCATTTGATGGAACTTGTACAGAGGCTGTTCGAGCATCTGGGTCATCTTACATGCTGAATCTGGTTGATCCCCTGTCAGCTGCTGCTTCTCCCATTGGAG GTATACCACGGTTTGGACGACTTCATGGGGATATCTATATCTGTAGGCAATTTGTTATCGGTGATACTATCCGCTCTGTTGGTGGGATGTCTGTCATTTTGGCCCTTGTTGAGGCAGCTGAGACTAGGGATATGCTCCATATGGCCTTGTCCCTTCTTTCCTGTGCACTTCATCACAACCCTCAAAACATAAAAGAGATGCAAACAAACAGAGGATACCATTTGCTAGCTCTATTTCTGCGTCAAAGGATGTCATTATTTGATATGCAGTGTCTTGATATATTTTTACAGATAGCTGCATGTGAAGCTTCATTTTCCGAACCAAGTAAATTGGAATGTATTCAAACTTTTGCATTACCTACTGACTCAATTCATGAAACTAGCTTTGAGGATCTTAATCTTTCAAAGTTCCGTGATAAAACATCTTCAGGTGGAAATCAATTTgacatggatgatttttcttccCTGAAGGATTCGTTCAGTCATACTTCAGAGCTAGAAAATGCTGATCTGCCAGCTGAAACCTCAAACTGCATTGTCTTGTCAAATGCAAATATGGTAGAACATGTTTTGCTGGACTGGACACTGTGGGTAACTTCCCCAGTTCCCATTCAAATTGCACTGTTAAATTTTCTAGAGCAACTTGTGTCTGTTCATTGGTATAGGAATCACAACCTTACAGTTCTTCGTCAAATCAACCTTGTTCAACATTTGTTGGTGACTTTGCAGCGCGGTGATGTTGAAGTTcctgttttggaaaaattagttGCAGTCCTTGGGGTTATATTGGAAGATGGGTTCCTGGCATCTGAACTTGAAAACGTGATTAGGTTTGTTATTATGTCATTTGATCCACCTGAGATGAAACCACATCATCAAATAATGCGTGAGCCCATGGGAAAGCATGTTATAGTTAGGAATTTGCTTCTGGAGATGCTTGTGGATCTTCAAGTTACCATCAAATCAGAAGAAATGCTTGAACAGTGGCATAGAATTGTTTCTTCTAAATTATTGACTTATCTTCTTGATGATGCTGTTCATCCTACTAGTATGAGATGGATCATGACTCTCCTTGGTGTACGTCTGGCTTCTTCTCCCacttttgctcttaaatttcgcACTAGTGGAGGTTATCAAGGCCTTATGCGTGTGCTTCCTAGTTTTTATGATTCTCCTGATATATATTATATCTTATTCTGCCTCATATTTGGGAAGCCAGTTTATCCAAGATTGCCAGAAGTTCGTATGCTGGACTTCCATGCACTCATGCCAAGTGATGGGGGTCATGTGGAGTTGAAATTTATAGAACTATTGGAATCTATAATTGCCATGGCAAAATCCACCTTTGATAGGCTGAGCATGCAGTCAATAATTGCTTGCCAAACAGGAAATTTTTTCCAACTTGCGGCAGAACTGGAGGAAAATGCAGACATGACTGCGGAGCTTCAGGGTGAAGCTCTCATGCACAAGACATATGCTGCACGCCTAATGGGTGGGGATGCATCTGCTCCTGCTGCTACAACTGCAGTTCTGAGATTCATGGTTGATTTGGCAAAGATGTGTCCTGCTTTTTCAGCTGTTTGCAGACGGACAGAATTTCTAGAATGTTGTGTTGACCTCTATTTTTCTTGTGTTAG GTCTGGTCACACAGTGAAGATGGCAAGAGAGCGTTCAAAAGAGACAGAAGAGAAGAATTTGAATGATTGTGATGATGCTAGTTCGCAAAATGCGCCCTCTAGATTCCCTGTGGAGCAGGAACAGTCTGACAAAACTTCTATTAGTGCTGGAAGCTTCCCTCAAGCTTCAACTTCTAAAGATAAGCTTGTCTCTTCAAATTCCAGTGCCGAAGATAAAGAAGAGATGAAACCTAATACATCCCAAGAGGAATCGAAGAAATCATTGCAGGAAGATGTCCAAGTTACTCAGAGCAAAGATGGTGATAGTGTCAATCAGGTTACTGGCTCAAGCACAAATGAGTTCACCTGCCATAATACCGACAATCTGGCTATTCAACCACCAGATTCACAGAGTTCTGTAGCTCTTGCTAGTCCAGATTCTTGTATTTGCTCTgagaaattaaattccaaaagcCCCCTCGCTCCTCCATCTCCCATTATTGCTTTGACTTCATGGTTAAGTTCAACTTCAAACCATAATGAATCCAAAAACCCCATGGAGCCTTCTACGTCTACAAGTGTTGATCAATCCTCTGACTTGAAGTCTGGTTCTCCAGGATCAACAACTACAAATACTGCCTTTCCAGTTATTCCAAAGCTTCTTCTGGAAATGGATGATTCTGGCTATGGTGGTGGCCCTTGTTCAGCTGGGGCAGCTGCTATGTTGGATTTTATAGCTGAAGTACTGGCTAACCTTTTAACAGAGCAAATAAAAGCAGCACAATTTGTGGAGAGCATCTTGGAAATGGTTCCACTATATGTTGAAGCTGAATCTATGATGGTTTTTCAAGGTTTATTTCTAAGCAGACTAATGAACTTCATTGAAAGGCGTCTCTTGCATGACgatgaagaagaagagaaaaagttAGATAAGACCAAATGGTCTTCAAACTTAGATGCATTATGCTGGATGATTGTTGATCGTGTTTACATGGGCGCTTTCCCTCAACCTGCTGGTGTATTGAAAACTCTAGAATTCTTGTTATCAATGTTGCAACTAGCAAACAAAGATGGTCGAATTGAAGATGCAGCTCCTACTGGAAAGAGTCTTTTGTCTATTACAAGAGGTAGCAGACAACTTGAGGCTTACGTACATTCAGTTCTTAAGAATACAAATAGGATGATACTGTACTGCTTCCTACCATCATTCCTGATTAGCATAGGGGAAGAAGATCTCGTTTCCTCCTTCGGTCTACTAACAGAACCTACTCAAAGATCACTCACAAACTCTTCACAAGATGATCCAGGAACTGATATCAGCAAGGTTTTGCAGTTGTTAGTTGCTCACCGACAAATAATATTCTGTCCAACCAATCTTGATATTGATCTAAATTGCTGTCTTTGTGTAAATTTAATTTATCTTATTCGTGACCAAAGGCGAAATGTACAGAACCTGGCAATTGATGTTGTCAAGTATTTACTGGTTCATAGAAAATCTTCTCTGGAAGACCTGCTTGTCTCTAAACCTAACAAAGGACAGCGCCTAGATGTACTGCATGGTGGTTTTGACAAATTGTTGACTGGAAACTTATCTTCTTTCTTTGATTGGCTTCGGACATCTGAagagatgataaataaagtacTGGAGCAATGTGCAGCCATAATGTGGGAGCAGTATGTTTCTGGCTCAGCAAAATTTCCTGGAGTAAGAATTAAAGGCATGGAGGGCCGTCGTAAGAGGGAAATGGGAAGAAGATCACGAGATACGTCAAAGTTTGAACAAAAACACTGGGAGCAAGCGACTGAAAGGAGATATGCAGTGGAGGGGCTTCGTGATACAATGTCTACCGAGTTGAGAGTTGTCCGTCAGGATAAGTATGGGTGGGTTCTCCATGCTGAAAGCGAATGGCAAACCCATCTCCAACAACTTGTACATGAACGAGGAATATTCCCAATCCGTAAACCCTCTGCTTCTAAAGATCCTGAATGGCAACTTTGCCCCATTGAGGGTCCATACAGGATGCGCAAAAAGCTTGAGTGCTGTAAATTAAGAATTAACAGTATCCAAAATGTTCTTGATGGGCAGTTGGAATTAAGTGAGACGGAGCTTTCCAAGGTAAAAAATGAGGATGGTCCAGATGTTTCTGATTCTGGTTCCAAAGCTATTTTCAATCTTTTGAATGAAATTGAACTATATGATGAATCATTGTATAAAGGATCAGATGACGTGAAGGATGTAACTTCTGTTAAAAATGGCTGGAATGATGACAAAGCTAGCAGTGTAACTGAAGCTAGTCTTCACTCAGCCCTTGAGTATTGTGCAAAATCTGGTGCAGTTTCTGTTCCTATGTCGGAAAGCATACCAGGAAGATCTGAAGTTGAATTTCCTGGGCTGTCACCTTCTGTTAGGATTGATGAAATCAAAATTACTGAGGATAAATTAGATAAGGCGCTGCAAAATGATAGTGAATATTTAATCAGACCTTATTTAGAACAACAGGAAAAGATTCGATTCAGATATAACTGTGAGCGAGTAGTTGGTCTGGACAAACATGATGGTATATTTCTGATAGGGGAACTTTGTTTATATGTAATAGAGAACTTTTACATTGATGATACTGGCTGCATATGTGAGAAGGAATGTGAAGATGAGCTCTCTGTAATTGATCAGGCATTGGGTGTTAAGAAGGATGTTACTGGCAGTATGGACTGCCTATCAAAAGCAACTTCATCCTGGGGCAGAACACCAAAGGCATTGATAGGGGGAAGAGCCTGGGCCTACAATGGTGGTGCatggggaaaggagaaagtggtTGCCAGTGGTAATTTACCTCACCCTTGGCGTATGTGGAAGCTTGATAGCATTCATGAGATTTTAAAGCGTGATTACCAGCTACGTCCTGTTGCTGTTGAGTTGTTTAGCATGGACGGATATAATGATCTCCTAGTGTTTCACAAAAGAGAAAGAGATGAAGTATACAAAAATTTGGTTGCCGTGAATCTGCCAAGGAACAGCAT GTTGGACACAACAATTTCAGGATCAACAAAACAGGAAATCAATGAGGGTGGTCGTCTCTTTAAAATAACAGCTAAATCTTTCTCAAAGAGATGGCAAAGTGGAGAAATCAGCAATTTCCAGTACCTCATGCATCTCAATACCTTGGCAGGACGTGGATATAGTGATCTTACTCAATACCCAGTCTTCCCATGGGTTCTTGCTAATTATGAGAGTGAAAATCTGGACTTGTCAGATCCCAAAACCTTCCGCAAACTTGAAAAACCAATGGGCTGTCAGACACCAGAAGGAGAAGAGGAATTTAAGACCAG aTATGAGAGCTGGGATGACCCAGAGGTCCCAAAATTTCATTATGGTTCTCACTATTCTAGTGCTGGCATTGTTCTTTTTTATCTCCTTCGCTTGCCACCATTCAGTGCGGAAAACCAGAAGCTACAGGGTGGCCAGTTCGATCATGCTGATCGTCTTTTCAGTAGCATAAGAGACACTTGGTTGAGTGCTGCAGGGAAGGGTAACACATCAGATGTGAAAGAACTGATCCCAGAATTCTTCTACATGCCTGAGTTTTTGGAAAATCGCTTCAGTCTTGACTTGGGTGAGAAACAGTCAGGGGAAAAG GTTGGTGACGTTCACCTTCCTCCTTGGGCTAAAGGAAGTGCTAGGGAGTTCATTCGGATGCATAGAGAGGCCTTAGAATCCGATTTTGTTTCGGAAAATCTTCACCATTGGATAGACCTCATTTTTGGATATAAACAAAGGGGGAAG GCTGCTGAAAAAGCTGCTAATGTTTTCTACCACTACACATATGAAGGGAGTGTGGATATAGATGCAGTTACAGATCCTTCAATGAAAGCTTCCATTCTAGCTCAGATCAATCATTTTGGACAGACACCTAAGCAACTATTCCTGAAACCACACGTGAAAAGGCGGTCTGATAGAAAGCTTCCTCCTCATCCACTGAAGAATTCAACTCTTCTTGTTCCACACGAAATACGGAAAAGCTCTTATTCCATTACTCAGATCGTCACTTTCCAAGAGAAAATTCTTATTGGCAAGGCAAACACTAAGCTTAAACCTCGAATGTATGCCAAATATGTCGCATGGGGTTTCCT ATCTCAGCTTGAGATTTTGAGTTTTGACCAAGATCGACTCCTTTCAACACATGAGAATCTTCATTTAGGAAACCAAACTCAGTGTGCTGGTTTTAGCCATGATGGTCACATTTTGGTCACTGGCGCTGAGGATGGTCTAGTTTATGTTTGGAAAATCAGCGAGGAGCATCCGCGTGCCTCCAATCGTTTGATGTTAGAGAAAGTGCTTTGTGCTCACAGATCCAGAATCACATGTCTTCATGTCAATCAGCCTTATATGTTGATCGTGAGCGGATCAGATGACTGCACTGTTATCATATGGGACCTCAGCTCCTTAAGATTCGTTAGGCAACTTCCCGAATTCCCAACATCAGTTTCTGCAGTCTATGTGAATGATTTAACTGGTGAAATTATGACTGCTGCTGGAACTCTGTTTGCTGTTTGGAGCATCAATGGATGCTGTCTAGCAGTAATTAGCACATCCCAGGTGCCATCTGATTATATAATCTCTGTGACAAGTTCAACCTTCTCTGATTGGCTGGACACAAACTGGTATGTAACAGGTCACCACGATGGGGCTGTTAAGGTCTGGCATATGGTTCACTGTACTGACATAGAGACGATAAGTAATTCAACTAGCGTTGGAACCACAGGAGGGTTGCCTTTGGACGAGTCACCAGAATACAGATTGCTCCTCCACAAGGTATTGACGTTTCATAAGCACCCTGTTACTTCGCTTTTCTTAACTACTGATTTGAAGCAGTTGCTGAGTGGTGATTCTGGTGGCCATTTGCTGTCGTGGACGTTACCGCCCTGA